The proteins below are encoded in one region of Winogradskyella helgolandensis:
- a CDS encoding TolB-like translocation protein codes for MINNRLIIAFLLISNLVLTQNENDIRQFDKTLNQFLNVRDFCISKNGDEVFFTVQSPNQDISQLASMKKEHNAWSEPELLSFCDSNLYLEPFLSADGNRLFFASDRPLNDSINVKKNFDIWYVERYNNHSEWSTPKNIGTPINSDLNEFYPTLSENNNLYFTLESPNGFGKDDIYFSKWENDKYSNPILLDENINSDGYEFNAFISKKEDFILFSKYNEADGQGSGDLYISKKDVNGKWKKATNLGIPINTNKMEYCPFYDEKNQILYFTSKRSNINSRNFKNMSDFKKHIKESNNGLSKIYMVPLKIK; via the coding sequence ATGATAAATAACAGGTTAATCATTGCATTTCTTTTGATTTCAAATTTAGTCTTAACGCAAAATGAAAATGATATTAGACAATTCGATAAAACACTAAATCAATTTCTTAATGTAAGAGATTTTTGTATTTCAAAAAATGGGGATGAAGTGTTTTTTACTGTTCAAAGCCCTAATCAGGACATTTCTCAATTGGCTAGCATGAAAAAAGAACATAATGCATGGTCAGAACCAGAACTATTGTCCTTCTGTGATTCAAACCTGTATTTAGAACCATTTTTATCAGCTGATGGAAATCGCTTATTCTTTGCTTCAGACAGACCTTTAAATGATTCTATTAACGTTAAGAAAAACTTTGATATTTGGTATGTTGAAAGATATAATAACCACAGTGAATGGTCAACCCCAAAAAACATAGGAACACCAATAAATTCTGACTTAAACGAGTTTTATCCTACGCTTAGTGAAAACAATAATTTATACTTCACATTGGAGTCTCCCAATGGATTTGGAAAAGATGATATTTATTTTAGTAAATGGGAGAATGATAAATATTCAAATCCTATTTTATTAGATGAAAACATAAATAGCGACGGTTATGAGTTTAATGCTTTTATATCGAAGAAAGAAGATTTTATATTATTTTCAAAATACAATGAGGCTGATGGACAAGGAAGTGGTGATCTCTATATCTCGAAAAAAGATGTCAACGGAAAATGGAAAAAGGCAACTAACTTAGGCATTCCTATCAATACAAATAAAATGGAATATTGTCCTTTCTATGATGAAAAAAACCAAATATTGTACTTTACAAGTAAGAGAAGTAATATTAACTCAAGAAATTTTAAAAACATGTCCGATTTTAAAAAGCATATTAAAGAAAGTAATAATGGCTTGAGTAAAATTTATATGGTGCCATTAAAAATTAAATAG
- a CDS encoding Lcl domain-containing protein, whose product MKYVFLIIICFGSQLFAQESNDYLTATIIGSGSPKFNTERSGPSVLIAYKNTLILVDMGNGTQANLNKNNTKIKDIDGFLFTHHHLDHNEEFIPIFIQSLLGGNSIIIAGPKPTTTMVNNSLSIYEEDISYRLSKSGRSLNDVKPNFTAINLTGNTPFYIGDIKINYAPVKHTIETYAYRFDAGGESIVISGDLTYSESLPVLANNADYLIMDSGGAIELGKKIKPTRNNTNRNNSKTKEKAHVNLAESSQMAKEANVKNLVLTHFNFTTIDKEATTAEIRKNYPGTIIYGEDLMALPLNQNSVTIKDSTLKYSYPIVDTGVQTFYSDTKEISKPSVGDSFYGQDANYYGNQPSYTNNENGTVTDNVTGLMWEQDMGTKMTLEEAIQKAKDSKLGGYSDWRIPTIKELYSLIQFTGKVKGATAIKLFIDTNYFYQPLGNSKNGEREIDAQTWSSTVYVGKTMRSDATIFGVNFVDGRIKGYPKHKPKSGTDNKMYFRLVRGNTAYGKNNFIDNGDGTVSDYATGLMWQKMDDGIGKDWEEALNYAENNKLAEHSDWRLPNAKELQSIVDYTRSPQTTNSPAINPIFESTEIKDPKGNLGQYPFYWTSTTHLDGKNPYASAVYIAFGEAQGEMNGRLMDVHGAGAQRSDPKSGNKKDYPQYFGPQGDVRYVYNYVRCVRNINNAEHTETTQQSVPKIEKTQENRQKNNNQSLKNTAPSFEKMLTNMDTNNDGKISKSEAKGKLKDNFDKRDKNKDGYITKDELTRRKR is encoded by the coding sequence ATGAAATACGTTTTTCTAATAATCATTTGTTTTGGCTCACAACTTTTTGCTCAAGAAAGCAACGACTACTTAACGGCAACAATAATTGGCTCTGGCTCACCTAAATTTAATACAGAACGTTCAGGACCTTCTGTGCTAATAGCTTACAAAAACACTCTAATTTTGGTAGATATGGGAAATGGGACACAAGCCAATTTAAACAAAAACAACACTAAAATTAAAGACATTGACGGTTTCCTTTTTACACATCATCATTTAGACCACAATGAAGAGTTTATCCCTATTTTTATTCAATCACTGCTCGGAGGAAACAGCATAATTATTGCTGGGCCAAAACCTACAACAACAATGGTAAATAATAGTCTTAGTATATATGAAGAAGATATTAGCTATAGACTCTCAAAATCAGGAAGAAGTTTAAACGATGTTAAACCAAACTTCACCGCCATAAACTTAACAGGCAATACCCCTTTCTATATTGGAGATATAAAAATTAATTATGCACCTGTAAAACATACTATAGAAACGTATGCCTATCGTTTTGATGCAGGTGGTGAATCTATTGTGATTTCTGGAGATTTAACCTACTCAGAATCATTACCTGTCCTGGCTAACAATGCCGATTATTTAATAATGGACTCTGGTGGTGCTATTGAATTAGGAAAAAAAATAAAACCAACAAGAAACAACACCAATAGAAATAACTCTAAAACTAAAGAAAAAGCACATGTTAATTTAGCAGAAAGTTCTCAAATGGCAAAAGAAGCTAATGTTAAAAATTTAGTATTAACACATTTCAACTTTACAACTATTGATAAAGAAGCAACAACTGCCGAAATACGTAAAAATTATCCAGGCACAATTATATATGGAGAAGACTTAATGGCTTTGCCACTTAATCAAAACAGTGTTACAATCAAGGATTCAACTTTGAAGTATAGCTACCCTATTGTTGACACAGGAGTTCAAACTTTTTATTCTGACACAAAAGAAATTTCTAAACCATCTGTAGGAGACTCTTTCTACGGACAAGATGCCAACTACTATGGTAATCAGCCGTCATATACCAATAATGAAAATGGTACTGTAACGGACAATGTTACGGGTTTAATGTGGGAACAGGATATGGGAACAAAAATGACTCTCGAAGAAGCCATTCAAAAAGCAAAAGACTCTAAATTGGGTGGTTATTCTGACTGGAGAATACCCACAATTAAAGAACTTTATTCGCTAATTCAGTTCACTGGAAAAGTAAAAGGAGCTACAGCTATAAAACTATTTATTGATACCAATTATTTTTATCAACCTTTAGGGAATAGTAAAAATGGAGAACGAGAAATCGATGCACAAACTTGGTCTTCAACCGTATATGTAGGAAAAACAATGAGAAGTGATGCCACCATATTCGGAGTTAATTTTGTTGACGGAAGGATAAAAGGGTATCCAAAACACAAACCCAAATCTGGTACTGACAACAAAATGTATTTCCGTTTAGTCCGTGGAAATACAGCCTATGGAAAAAATAATTTTATAGATAATGGAGATGGTACAGTAAGTGATTACGCAACTGGTTTAATGTGGCAAAAAATGGATGATGGTATCGGCAAAGATTGGGAAGAAGCCCTAAATTATGCCGAAAACAATAAACTAGCAGAGCATTCAGATTGGCGTTTGCCCAATGCAAAAGAACTACAAAGTATTGTGGATTATACACGTTCTCCACAAACAACCAATTCACCTGCAATTAACCCCATTTTTGAGTCTACTGAAATCAAAGATCCTAAGGGAAATCTTGGACAATATCCATTTTACTGGACAAGTACAACACATTTAGATGGAAAAAACCCATACGCAAGTGCCGTTTACATCGCTTTTGGTGAAGCACAAGGCGAAATGAATGGTAGATTAATGGATGTTCATGGTGCCGGAGCTCAAAGAAGCGATCCAAAAAGTGGGAACAAAAAAGATTATCCTCAATATTTTGGACCACAAGGTGATGTTAGATATGTTTATAATTATGTAAGATGTGTTAGAAATATCAACAACGCAGAACATACTGAGACGACACAACAATCAGTTCCTAAGATTGAAAAGACACAGGAAAATCGACAAAAAAACAACAATCAAAGTTTAAAAAATACAGCGCCTTCTTTTGAAAAAATGCTGACAAATATGGATACCAACAATGATGGAAAAATTTCTAAATCAGAAGCAAAAGGTAAATTGAAAGATAACTTTGATAAACGAGATAAAAACAAAGACGGTTATATTACAAAAGATGAATTAACAAGAAGAAAACGATAA